The following is a genomic window from Myxocyprinus asiaticus isolate MX2 ecotype Aquarium Trade chromosome 38, UBuf_Myxa_2, whole genome shotgun sequence.
GATTTTATCTCTAGGCTTACTTAGTTTCACTATCGTAAATACAACTTAACAACATGTACATACAGATGTGTCGTGTTTCGCCAGAATTGCCTAAATGCCTAatatcatgttttgtgttaaaacAAAGCTTATGCTGAAGCTATAATGCTTGTGGTTTATACGATCAATTCGTTACGTTTCgcctcacacacaaaaaaactccaTCTGTCTCCGtgatagtttatatatatatatatatatatttgactgtCTGTAACAACCCTCTCCCGATTAGATCTGCTGTGACATCAGCGCTCCTGTGGAGTCCAATGCTTTTCTAGAGGAATTCCTCCCCAAGGTTGGTTTGTGAGTCTATttcctgtatgtatgtatgtatacatgtatgtatatgtatgtttttaagtatctatctatcggtctgtctgtctgtcttactgtctgtctatatgtctgtctgtctgcctatgaCCTCCAACTTTACAACATTCAGCATTTTTCTGGTCTTGGCAAACCTGAAGATCATATCATATCGTGTCAAATGTTAACAGGTGGATGAGGTTCAGAAAGGTATTGAAAGGATTTCCTACTGTGTGGGAGAAGTAAGGCTGAGGCATGGTACCATTTTGACAGAAATCAAACCACCGGACTGTGAGTACATTGCGCGTTGGTTTTGGGTTGTGTCTTTCAGTGTATTAACCAGGCAAACACATAACGTTCCCCTTACGTTAGCATATAGTTTCTTTTTGAGGGTTTTGGAAACCAATTACTAGCGTTCTAGAAACATTCTCTGTATGTTCTTATTTTATAACTAttaactaacattcccagaatgttctgggaaccaaaacATTTTGGCTGGGAAGCAATTtggttttatatttgtatatctgTATTTAACAAAAGAGTTCTGTGCTGTCACTtctcttttattctttttgttcCAATTCTTATTAACAGATTTAAGAGAGGAACTTGAGCAGTTTAACAGAGATATCAAAAAGACAGCAGATGTAATCCAGATTAAACTGAAAGGTGATTGCatgacatgtgattttttttatttttttttaaccttggtCCTGGAAAGCACGTGATGATATAATGGGATGATTTGACTTGCAAATACTGTAGCTCGATCATCTGTCCCAATGCTTTTATTTGTATTGGACAGTTTCCTCATCATTCCctcatatttttaaattttttaaattagaCAATGTGTAAGCTACATTCCCACTTTTTCTTGAAGTAATGAAAACATCATCTGCTAAAACTGCCCCTATATCATTGAGTGCAAGCAGTGATCCCAGTTTTCCCAGTCACTGGCTTTGTCCTTAAGTAACAGTTAGTTAACAATAGATTGATGAATGTAAGTCATTTGTCACATATATTTTCTTTGCAATTAGGGAAACTCTTGTCATCACATTCacatttataaatgcataatGCTTCATTGATTGTTCATATAGATTTGGAAGGAAGTTTTGCTCAGAATGTAAATGCAAATAGTGGCTCTGTGTACTGTCGCATCCTGAGAACTCAGGTGAGATGTGACAATCATCTtttgttataaattatattttctcaacATTTCTAAAgttgatgtgtgtgatttttgtcgatatcaaaactgtttaaaaaatgcaGTCAACTATAGTGaagctatttgtaggttgatttaacctaaaagtgtaactaggctttgtttgtttgagaagCCTGTCCAGCCCGAAACATCAACATTGTTTCTAATGGTGTGATTTTGGGCAGGACTATttttttgtacaaccaatggaagacgggaaggaatctgtttgaaaacggattatttttgcaattacacacttcagctcttaaacatatttcttttgttgcttgttttgtttttcttactCTTTCTCTCATTTTATTAATTCATAGCACACAGTGCTTTCACTGAGGTTTGCAGAAATAATGAATATGTACAACCAAGAACTGATATCTTTCAGAAAAAGAAGTAAAGAACGGATCCAAAGACAGCTGGATATCAGTGAGTGAAATAAGACTACTTAACAcagaattgttttaattttttttatacatttttgaataaCATCTGCTGTAGACGTAATGCAGACGTAGGGCTCCAAATGGTAAATGCAGTATAGCAATCAAAAAGATCCTTTAATTTCTCATTATATGTTAAAATCTGTCACATAATTCGAAACAACATAATTATACCATCAAATTATGAACCTTCTAATAAAGGTCTTGAGAAaagcaaaaatgcagttttctttttctttgaaagGTGGCAGAGTTGTCAGTGAAGAGGAGACTGAGGCTTTGCTGCAGAGTAACAACCCTTCTGTCTTTACCTCTGATGTAAGTTTCAAGGTTATGAGAACTACTTAAATTTTGCTCTTTTCCACGTATGCTCCCCCAAGTGTTAAGGTAACCATTTGTGCTTAGATGCTTTCTGACTCTTGCATCACATGGCAAGCACTGAACGAGATTGAGTCACGACATAAGGATATTCTCTGCCTGGAGGCCAGCATTCGAGAGCTGCATAACTTGTTTATGGATATTGTCGTGTTAGTGAACAGTCAGGTAAGCTGTCTGCAGACACCAAAGAATGATTGAAACAATGGTAGATCAAATATTTAATACATGGTTGAGGTACTTTCAGTGCAATATCTACAATGAAGATACTGAATCAGCATGATTTATGCATGTGTTtcattcaaagggatagttcacccaaaaatgaaaactctttaatcatttactcacccttattttttttccaaacccgtattacttactttcctcagtgaaacacaaaagcagatgtttggccgaatgttagcctcagtcaccattcactttcattgtatggaaaaaagatacaatgaaagtgaagggtgactgagacactttttgtgttccacaatggACATAGCGGTGTTTCTGGTCTGTTACCTCATGCATTGAAGTTACATGAAGTAGTTTCATCATTTTTACAGGGTGAGATGGCAAACAACATAGCAAAGACTGTGATGAAAGCTGAAAACTATGTAGATCAAGGTAAAGGAAATATTGCAAATGCTGTGGTTTACAAGCATTCATGGCGAATAAGACTTCCTCCTCTCTGCAGTTCATTCAAGAGCAAAGCTAAACCAGTGACCAGTGACCTCTCTTGAAAACTTAACCGAGTGTCATGTAAAGTGCTCAAACTGTGGAACTTGCCTTGTTTGAATTTGATAATGTGTCCTGTGCAAATGACTTGTGATTCATACAGTGATTTATTCTGTATGCTCTAAAAAGCAGCAGTACCTTTGCCTTTCATAGCAGAATTCCCACCCTTTAGTTTTTGTTCTACTTCCTGAAATTTTGCTCATCAGATCTTTTTGATCTGTCTGACTTCCTCAACGTTTGTCTA
Proteins encoded in this region:
- the LOC127428951 gene encoding syntaxin-2-like, producing MKDRLADLTAICCDISAPVESNAFLEEFLPKVDEVQKGIERISYCVGEVRLRHGTILTEIKPPDYLREELEQFNRDIKKTADVIQIKLKDLEGSFAQNVNANSGSVYCRILRTQHTVLSLRFAEIMNMYNQELISFRKRSKERIQRQLDISGRVVSEEETEALLQSNNPSVFTSDMLSDSCITWQALNEIESRHKDILCLEASIRELHNLFMDIVVLVNSQGEMANNIAKTVMKAENYVDQGKGNIANAVVYKHSWRIRLPPLCSSFKSKAKPVTSDLS